One region of Chlorobiota bacterium genomic DNA includes:
- a CDS encoding RNA polymerase sigma factor — protein MGATTTIRKSELPDDDLFMQAKEGDVEAFNSLFYRYERKVYVYCMKVLMDEDLAHDAFQEAFMRLYQHRQSYDGRNFMVWFFTIVRNVCLNMKRNRKVTVPFETSQANVANAEVRDVVLYEQVAAALNKLPHDYREAIVLYEYEGYSYQEIAEIINASIATVKIRIFRARKMLRTILYPVVHDYEF, from the coding sequence ATGGGAGCAACAACGACGATACGGAAATCGGAACTGCCGGACGACGATCTGTTCATGCAGGCAAAGGAAGGGGACGTTGAAGCCTTTAATTCCCTGTTCTACCGATATGAACGGAAGGTCTATGTCTATTGCATGAAGGTGCTGATGGATGAAGACCTTGCCCATGATGCGTTCCAGGAAGCGTTCATGCGGCTGTACCAGCACCGCCAAAGCTACGACGGGCGGAACTTCATGGTATGGTTCTTCACCATCGTGCGGAACGTTTGCCTGAACATGAAGCGAAACCGAAAGGTCACTGTCCCGTTCGAGACCTCACAAGCGAACGTGGCCAACGCCGAAGTCCGCGACGTTGTTCTGTACGAACAGGTTGCCGCAGCCCTGAATAAGCTACCACACGATTACCGAGAAGCTATCGTGCTGTACGAGTATGAGGGCTATTCCTACCAGGAGATCGCGGAGATTATCAACGCTTCGATAGCAACCGTCAAGATCCGGATTTTCCGCGCACGCAAGATGCTTCGCACGATACTCTACCCAGTGGTGCACGACTATGAATTTTGA
- the lon gene encoding endopeptidase La has product MIKQLKKAAKKGEKSSPTVLPVLPLRDVVVFPSMVFPVLVGRESSLRAAAEALSRDKYIMLVAQMNSGVDEPGEQDVFLDGTVAKIVQMLRLPNGLMKILVEGEHQGSIQRFVEQEEFLEAEVEIIKQTAPDDRKMQALLRQSSELFQEYIRLHRGLPQELLISFENIDDTVRQLYFVAANIMTKVESKQRILEIHSIAEQYLELVRLLHEEIEVLKLEQEIDTKVSDTIHKSQRQFLIQEQIRALQTELEEDGEGSPELAKLAEAIRTAKMPKEVEERAWEELDKLRRTPMMSPEFAVNRNYLEWLTAVPWSHQTEDHLSISHVRHVLDEDHYGLERPKERILEHIAVLNLVKDMRGQILCLSGPPGVGKTSLAKSIARALGRKYVRVSLGGVRDEAEIRGHRRTYIGSMPGKIVQSMKRAGVVNPVMLLDEIDKMSADFRGDPSSAMLEVLDPEQNTSFNDHYLEVDYDLSQVLFITTANVLYNIPLPLQDRMEIIELNGYLEHDKVEIAKRHIIPKQLQEHGLADQAIVFTDAAIMKVIREYTAEAGVRNLEREIASLCRKIAKGIVERNGEKAAETTPKKPGRKKPRTSPSITVTPELVEKYLKVPRYRNRVGEKEDMIGAATGLAWTSVGGDTLTVEVSLVPGIEKLTLTGQLGDVMKESVSAAVTYIRANAGALGVPEDFYKGKEIHLHVPEGAIPKDGPSAGITMATAVISAAAQRPVRSDVAMTGEITLRGRILPIGGLTEKLLAARRVNIQTVIIPAGNLKDLADIPDRVKEGLEIVPVETLQEAIPHVFRNASMAVTLAGTNASKKGTAAKKPAPKGAVVPGRNRRGNGATA; this is encoded by the coding sequence ATGATAAAACAACTGAAAAAAGCCGCCAAGAAAGGGGAGAAGTCAAGCCCGACCGTTCTCCCGGTATTGCCACTCCGCGATGTTGTGGTCTTCCCCAGCATGGTTTTCCCTGTGCTGGTTGGGCGCGAGTCATCGCTGCGTGCCGCTGCCGAAGCGCTTAGCCGTGATAAATACATCATGCTGGTTGCCCAGATGAACTCCGGCGTTGATGAACCCGGGGAACAGGACGTGTTCCTAGACGGAACCGTCGCCAAAATTGTCCAGATGCTGCGCCTGCCAAACGGGCTGATGAAAATTTTGGTGGAAGGCGAACACCAGGGAAGCATCCAGCGGTTTGTGGAACAGGAGGAGTTCCTGGAAGCCGAAGTCGAGATCATCAAACAGACCGCACCAGACGACCGGAAGATGCAAGCGTTGCTTCGCCAATCCTCCGAACTCTTTCAAGAATACATCCGCCTGCATCGCGGCCTGCCGCAGGAACTTCTGATCAGCTTTGAGAACATTGATGATACCGTCCGCCAACTCTATTTCGTGGCGGCCAACATCATGACCAAAGTCGAATCCAAACAGAGGATTCTGGAAATCCATTCCATTGCCGAGCAATACCTGGAACTGGTTCGGCTGCTTCACGAAGAGATTGAGGTGCTGAAGCTGGAGCAGGAGATTGACACGAAGGTCTCCGACACCATCCACAAATCGCAACGCCAATTCCTGATTCAGGAGCAAATCCGCGCCTTGCAGACGGAGTTGGAGGAAGATGGCGAAGGATCGCCCGAGCTTGCAAAGTTGGCCGAGGCAATCCGCACCGCCAAGATGCCGAAGGAAGTGGAGGAACGTGCGTGGGAGGAGCTGGACAAACTGCGCCGCACCCCGATGATGTCGCCAGAGTTTGCCGTCAATCGCAACTATCTGGAGTGGCTGACGGCCGTGCCGTGGTCCCACCAAACCGAAGATCATCTTAGCATCAGCCACGTCCGCCACGTTCTGGACGAAGACCACTACGGGCTGGAACGCCCCAAGGAGCGAATCCTTGAGCATATCGCCGTGCTGAATTTGGTGAAGGATATGCGTGGCCAAATCTTGTGCCTTTCCGGGCCGCCCGGGGTGGGGAAAACCTCGCTGGCAAAATCTATCGCCCGCGCCCTCGGGCGGAAGTACGTTCGGGTCTCGCTGGGTGGCGTTCGCGACGAAGCGGAAATCCGTGGGCATCGCCGTACGTACATCGGCTCGATGCCGGGGAAGATCGTCCAATCCATGAAGCGCGCCGGCGTGGTGAACCCGGTGATGCTGCTGGATGAGATTGACAAAATGAGCGCCGACTTCCGTGGCGACCCATCCTCGGCAATGTTGGAGGTGCTGGACCCGGAACAGAACACCTCATTCAACGACCACTACTTGGAGGTGGATTACGACCTTTCGCAGGTGCTGTTTATCACCACGGCCAACGTGCTGTACAACATCCCGCTGCCGCTTCAGGACCGGATGGAGATCATTGAGCTGAACGGCTATCTGGAGCACGACAAAGTGGAGATTGCCAAGCGGCATATCATTCCAAAACAGCTGCAGGAGCATGGCCTTGCCGATCAAGCAATCGTCTTCACCGATGCGGCCATTATGAAAGTGATTCGTGAGTACACCGCCGAGGCCGGGGTTCGAAATCTGGAGCGGGAGATCGCTTCCCTTTGCCGGAAGATTGCCAAGGGGATCGTGGAACGCAACGGCGAGAAAGCAGCGGAAACCACCCCGAAAAAACCGGGCCGGAAAAAACCGCGCACATCCCCCAGCATCACCGTCACCCCCGAGCTGGTGGAGAAGTACCTGAAAGTCCCCCGCTACCGCAATCGGGTTGGAGAGAAGGAGGACATGATTGGCGCGGCAACCGGGCTTGCATGGACCAGCGTCGGGGGCGACACGCTTACCGTTGAGGTCTCGCTTGTTCCAGGAATCGAAAAGCTGACCCTAACCGGCCAGCTTGGCGATGTGATGAAGGAGTCGGTCTCCGCCGCCGTCACCTACATCCGTGCGAACGCAGGGGCGTTGGGGGTTCCGGAGGATTTCTACAAAGGGAAGGAGATCCACCTGCACGTGCCGGAAGGGGCAATCCCCAAGGATGGGCCTTCGGCGGGGATCACGATGGCAACGGCGGTAATCTCCGCTGCGGCGCAACGCCCGGTTCGGTCCGATGTTGCCATGACTGGGGAGATCACCCTTCGCGGGCGGATTCTTCCGATTGGCGGATTAACCGAGAAGTTGCTGGCCGCGCGCCGGGTAAACATCCAAACGGTGATTATCCCCGCAGGAAACCTGAAGGACCTTGCCGACATTCCCGACCGCGTGAAAGAGGGGTTGGAAATTGTGCCGGTGGAGACGTTGCAGGAGGCAATCCCGCACGTGTTCAGAAACGCCTCGATGGCCGTTACGTTGGCCGGCACGAACGCCAGCAAAAAGGGAACAGCAGCAAAGAAACCAGCACCGAAGGGGGCGGTGGTGCCTGGGCGAAATCGCCGTGGGAACGGGGCAACGGCATAA
- a CDS encoding Spy/CpxP family protein refolding chaperone, whose protein sequence is MKLHILRWLMPMLFGMVLLGQPLHAQDTDDIIEKLRLTQTQRDQVKKLREAFRKETEPMRAEINRLLEEEKALKKAAKVNTDQLKSVLKLRADKEVELSLALTTFVQNLEALFTPDQLKQWRALKEGK, encoded by the coding sequence ATGAAGCTCCACATTCTACGCTGGCTGATGCCGATGCTGTTCGGGATGGTCCTACTGGGCCAGCCACTTCACGCCCAAGACACCGATGACATCATCGAAAAACTGCGGCTGACGCAAACACAACGCGACCAAGTCAAAAAGCTCCGCGAAGCATTCCGCAAGGAGACCGAGCCGATGCGCGCGGAGATCAACCGGTTGCTGGAAGAGGAGAAAGCCCTGAAGAAGGCAGCAAAGGTGAACACCGATCAGTTGAAGTCAGTGCTGAAACTGCGGGCCGACAAAGAAGTGGAATTATCGCTGGCGCTGACAACGTTCGTTCAGAACCTTGAAGCCCTGTTTACCCCCGATCAACTGAAGCAGTGGCGGGCGTTAAAAGAAGGGAAATAA